The nucleotide window GTACTATACAAGCGAATTCAATTTTTGAAGATTGTGATACTGCACAAAATATTGATTTTCAAATAAATGGTTCAAAGACAATAGGCACATTACCAGACGTGCTTAAATACGACGCATATTATACGACGAATTCTTCCGGTAATAAGACAATATCGAATCTAGAGTGGGATACTTATAATGTAAGCGTTACAGATAGTTCATATGATCTTATAGGTACTAACCCTTTACTGACACTGGGCTTAGTACCTGATTCCTCTCAAGATTTAGATTTGATTGTTGCTCCTAAAGATCCAGCCAGATTACTTGCTGTTATTAGAGATCAGTCCACAGGATTACCTTTGACTGATGTTTCTGTGCGTCTTGAGGGTCCTACAGGATATGATAATACTTTAATTACCGGTCGTGGATTCCTGACTCAGACAGATTGGTCTAATGGAGCAGGTCAAGACATGATAGGTTCATACTCACAATATGCAAATTCAGGTGGAAGGATAGAGACCAATTCAAATCCTGGTTCAATAGAAATTGAAGATGTTTTCGGATCATATATAGAAGGTGGGTGGTTAGAATCTTCTACTTTTGATACTAATAATCTTAGTAATTTTCACCAAATATTATGGAGTCCAAGTAGCCAGCCTATTCTCACCGGTGATGATAGTGTAAAATTTCAGGTTGCTTCAAATAATGACGGTTTAACTTGGAATTTTTCTGGTCCTGATGGTACAGGAAGCACATACTATACTCTTTCAGATACAAATATAAATTCTTCAATAAGCGGCAATAGATATTTTAGGTATAAGATATATTTAAGTACAGAAGATTCAGCTTATACTCCTAACGTTTCAGATATTTCATTTACTCTTACAACAGAATGCACGCCTCCAGGACAGGTTTCTTTTTCCGGTCTTGTTTATGGGGAATATACAATAACAGTTACTAAATCTGGATATCAAGACTATATTCAATCGGTTACTATTTCAGACGAGTGGCAAAAGGAAGAAATAGCAATTTCGCAATAAATATATGAATAAACAAAAAGGTTTTACTTTTATAGAAATTTTAGTAACAGTCGCTGTAGTGGGATTAATAATTTTAGTATCAAGCTCTTTGAATAAAGATGTAATTGTATTTAGTAGAATATTTCAATCTGGATTAAACGCGGCAGATGAAGCTAGAAAAATATTAAGACCAATGGCAAATGAGATTCGTTCCGCATCCCCGTCTTCTGCAGGTGCTTATCCTATAGAGAGCGCTACAGCGACATCTTTTATTTTTTTCTCAGATATAGACAGTGATGGAGACAAGGATCGTGTTAGATACTATTTATCAGGAACAACACTAAAAAAGGGTGTTATAAACCCATCAGGAAATCCTGCTGTTTATTCTTCTATGTCTGAAGTTAATACAGATATTGTCCATAATATACAGAATGGAGCTACTCCAATATTTTTGTATTATGATGCATATTATGACGGGACAACAAACCCTTTGCCAGATCCTGTTTCTATATCATCAATAAGATTGATTAAAATTAATTTTATAATTGATTCTGATTTGAATAAGTTACCATCTGCGACTACAATTAGTACACAAGTATCTTTTCGTAACCTAAAAGACAATTTATAAATATGAATAGAAAAGGTTTTATACTTTTAAATACAATTATTTTTTCATCAATTGCTATTACCATAGTATATGGATTTATTGGTTGGGCTGGGACAAGCCTTAAAGCAACCAGACATCTTATTGCTAGAGAACAGGCTTTTCAAATTGCAGAAGCAGGTATTGATTATTATAGATGGCATCTAGCACACTCACCTACAGACTATCAGGATGGTACTGGGGCAGAAGGACCTTATATACATGATTTCAAAGATAAAGACGGTAATGTAATAGGTCAATATACCCTAACAATAACCCCGCCCATAACAGGTTCTACTTTAATAAAGATTAAATCTACAGGTACTGTCGTATCAAATCCAGAAGTACACAGGACCATCATGTCTCATTTAGCAATACCTTCTCTTGCAAAATATGCTGTAGTCGCCAATGATGTTATGCGTTTTGGTGAAGGAACTGAAACTTTTGGCCCTATTCATGCAAATGGTGGGGTGCGTTTTGATGGTATTGCTCATAATATAGTTACCTCTGCTGTTTCTTCATATGATGATCCAGATCACGAAGATTCTGGTACAGAAAAATTAGAATTTGGAGTTCACACTCATGTAAAACCACCACCTGCTTCTGGGACATATACTAATTACGTTTCTGCTGAAACACCACCTAACACTGTAAATGAAAGAACTGATGTATTTATAGCAGGTAGGATATTTCCATATCCTACGGCAGATTTCGTGGGTATTACTGCGAATATTTCACAAATGAAAACAGATGCACAATCAGATGGTCACTATTATAATCCTTCTGGTTCGCTAGGATATCACTTGGTTTTAAAGACGAATGACACTTATGATTTATATAAAGTTACAAGTCTCACTGCTGTTCCGAATGGTTGTAAAAATAAATTAAATGAAGATGGTTGGGGGACCTGGAGTATAAAATCTTCAGGCGGACAGACATTGTTGGGGAATTATAATTTTCCTAATAATGGAATTATATTTTTAGATGACAATGTTTGGGTTGATGGGCAGATAAATACTGCTAGATTGACAATTGTTGCCGGTCATTTTCCAGACATAATTGCAAGTAGAAGGAGTATAACCATAAACAATGATTTAATTTATACAAACTATGATGGACAAGACGTTATTGGTTTAATAGCCCAGAAAAATATAAACGTTGGTCTTATGTCAGAAGATGATCTAAGGATAGATGCCGCTATCGTTGCACAAAATGGACGTGCAGGTAGGTATTATTATGGAAATGGAGGTTCTGCGGGTAATTGTGGTTCCACAGCAAGTCGAGATACCCTTACTTTGTTTGGTATGATAGCCACAAACCTTAGATACGGGTTTGCTTTTACAGACGGAACTGGATATGATTTACGCTATTTAAATTATGATGCAAATCTTCTATATGGTCCACCACCATCATTTCCACTTACTTCTGATAAATACTCAACTGTTTTCTGGGAAGAACAGAAATAAATTACATAAATAATTATATTTTGTTATAATATTAATCATGAAAACAAAGAAGATTATCGTTGCGAATTGGAAGATGAATCCGCTAAATACTAAAGACGCGATAAAACTTTTTTCCTCTATTAAATCTACATCTCAAAAAAGTAAAAAAACTTCCATAGTAGTGTGTAGTCCATCTATTTTTTTGCCGGTACTATCTAAATATTCAAGTATTAAATGTGCGCTAGGTGCTCAGAACATGCATTTTGAAACAAACGGTGCTTTTACAGGAGAAATTTCTGCAAAGATGTTGAAAGATTCTAAGGTTTCTTATGTTATTTTGGGTCATTCAGAGAGGCGAGCAATGGGTGAAGATGATATTTTTATAAATCAAAAGATAAAAATGGCTATCAAGTCTGGCATAACACCGATTTTGTGTGTAGGGGAAAAGGAGCGCACAGGAGATGCTTGGTATTTACATGCAGTTAAAACTCAAGTAGATGGATGTTTGGAAGGATTGAGGCCAAGTGATCTAGCAAAGATAGTCATAGCCTATGAACCCGTGTGGGCGATAGGCAAAGATTCTGTTCGAGTAGCAACTCCAAGTGAATGTGAAGAAATGGTCATATATATACGAAAAGTTTTATCTGATAAGTTCGGAGCAAAAAATGCTCAAACTCCTATGATTGTTTATGGAGGTTCTGTAGACAGTAAGGAAGCTCAGGATTTTATGATGAACGGTGGTATAGATGGATTCTTAGTTGGAAGAGCCAGTTTGAATCCAAAAGAATTTGAAAAAATAGTACAAATTGTAGATTTAATATAAATATTAAAACCCGCCAAATTTGGCGGGTTTTATGATACAATTTTTGTATGAAATCCATAAAAAGTCTTGGAAATATAAAAGGTAAGGCGGTTCTCGTGAGAGTCGATTTCAACGTTCCAATTGAAGGAGATAAAATAATAGACCCTACTAGAATACTAAAAGCTATACCAACAATTGAATATCTAAAGAAAAAAGGTGCTTTAGTAATACTGATTTCTCACTCTGATTTACAAAAAGACACTCAAACACTTTTACCTGTAGTAAAATTTTTAAATAAACATATAAAAGTGCGTTTTATAGAAGGCGCGATTCCTAAATCTATAGATATAAAAAATGGAGAGGTGGTTTTATTGGAAAACTTGCGTCGATTTAAAGGCGAAAAAGAAAACGATCCAAAGTTTGCAAAAAGCTTGGCTCTCTTGGGTAGTGTCTATGTAAACGAAGCCTTCCCTGTATCACATAGAGCCCATGCGTCTATTGTTGGTGTGCCGAGATATTTGCCATCATATGTTGGATTTCAATTTGAAAAAGAAATCAAGAATCTATCTCTCATCCTTAATAAACCCAAAAGACCATTTTTGTTTATATTGGGTGGAGCAAAATTTGAAACTAAAATGCCTCTTATAAAAAAGTTTCTAAAAGATGCTGATAGGGTAGTTGTAACAGGGGCGCTTATGAACAACTTTTTTAAAGAAGCTTCTTTTGAAGTCGGAAGATCTCTTGTAGAAAGCGGAGATTATGGAATTAAAAAAATAATAAATAACCCAAAACTTCTTTTACCTGTGGATGTAGTAGTTACTGGTCAAGATGGAGGAAGACTTACTAAAGGTATCGATGAGGTTGGCAAAAAAGACAAGATTGTGGATATAGGAGATAGGATAATAAAAGAATTTGAGATTTTAATAAATAAATCTAAATTTGTTTTATGGAATGGTCATACTGGGGAGTACGAAGCTGGCTTTGACCATGGAACCATAGCTTTGTTGAAAATATTGGCTAAATCAAAGGCAAAAACAATAATCGGCGGAGGAGATACTGTTGCTCTCGTTTCTAAAATGAAAATGGAGGATAAGTTTTCTTTTATTTCAACTGGTGGTGGAGCCACTTTAGAATATCTATCTAAAGGTACGTTGCCTGGAATTAAGGCTTTGAAATAAAGAAAAAATCCGCTTTGCGGATTTTTTAATTTGTTTTTTCTTATTACTTTTTTAAAAAAGTAATGCAAAAACTTCTTTGGGTATATTAAAAATCTAGCTCACTACACTCAGGCTCGTTAAAAATATTAACTCGTTTCACTCAAACAGAATATTTTTTACTTCGTAACACTCGCCTTCGTGTGTTCGTAGACAATTTTTAATATAAGCCAAAGCTAGGACCCAAAGGATTCTGAGTTCTTAAATAACCCAATCCACACTTTCTAAAAAGCCTTGCGCAGGCGGGTAGCCGAGCAGAGCAAAAATCCAGCAGGATTTTATGCGTGCTTTTTAAAAGTGATGGATAAAATAAAAGTTTTCTAGAAACTAAGTTATATAAAACCACGAATGTGATATGGGTTTTGTATAAAAGAAAAAATCCGCTTTGCGGATTTTTTCTTTTCAGAGTTTTTATTTAAAATGGATTTTTTGCTCCACGAATCTCGAAGTGCAAGTGTGGTCCTGTTGATCTTCCTGTGTTTCCGACAGCACCTATTACTTGTCCTTGGGTGACTGTTGCTCCCAAAGGAACAGACACTTTTGACATGTGTGCGTATAAAGTTTGAGTTCCGTTTGAGTGTTTTATAACCACATAACTTCCATATCCTCCACCCCATCCTCCTGATCTGGAAACAATAACTGTTCCACTTGCTGATGCATATATTGGAGTTCCAACCGGTGCTGCAATATCTATACCGTTAAATCCATGAAGTCCTTGGGATTTTCTTCCACCAGACAGTGGTCTGATGTAATAACCCTTCTGTTCAGGTGCACTCGTTCCCCAAGTTTTTTCTTTTTTACTACTAGAAGAAGATGTTTTGGTTGTTTTTGTTACTTTTGGTGCAGCTATTTCACCATCTGGTATAAGAAGTATTTCACCTGTTTTCAAAGATGCTGTTTCAATAATTCCATTAAATTGGGCTATTTCTTTTGCATCCGCATTGAAATTCTTTGCAATACTAGATATTGTCTCACCCTTTTTAACAACATGTCTAACTCCTGTTATTGGCAGTATTGTTAACATCTGGCCTTCCTTTAGGCTATCTCCTTTTTTTAGATCGTTTGCCCACATTATTGTATTGGCAGAAACCCCATACATTTCCGCGATTGCTCCTATAGAATCTCCAGACCTTACAACATACAGACTGATCTCGTCGCTTTCTGGGAAGTCATATTCTACAACGTCGGCTAGTGTTCCTAGTGGACCCACTTCAGATTTTAGAGCTCCGTCGCTTATAGTTACAGTTTTCTCTATTAGAACTTGGTTTGGGTCTGGGCTATGATATGCCATCAAAATAGGCATTGTCTGTGAATTTTGCTCTATATTACTTGTCTCCGCATGTACTTCTGTTGTAGAAGATAGGCCAAAAATCGATAAAATATTGGCCTCTGTCCTAAGCGGGAATATGACGAAGGCTCCTATTATAGATATAGAAAAACAAACTTCTTTGGTAGGAAGCTTATTATATAAGGCTATTTTCATCTGACCCCTTGAATTATAGGTGTTTTTCAGGTCAGAATCTTTTATTGTAGGTTTTATATGCTTTTTTATTTCCCTCCACTAGTCGCATGTAGGTGACCAAAAAGTAGTAACTACAAGCTTTTTTGACTGTTTTGGGGTTACGATCGTTCGGAAAGTCTATCAAAATATAGCTTTATGGGGATATCTGTATTAGGGATACTGCAAAATAAGGTATACTTATCTATATGAACCCTATATATTGAGGGTATCCGATACCGGCAGGCTAGTCAACGAACTATATCCACACCCTGTGGATTACCTGTGTGGCCAATAAATTTGACAAAATTTTAAAATTTAGTATAATTATATTACAATATGTCAGAACAACCCCCAAAGGTTTCAGATATTAACCCAAGCCAACTAATAGCTTATTTGGATGAGCAAATCCTGAAGGATGTGGCAAACCATCTTTTTATAAAAGCGAGACTAGAAAAGCCAGTAGCTGAATTTTCCAAGACCAAAGACCCTGAGTCTATAAGAAAGATACTCGTTATTTTAAGAGATTCTGGCAAAATAACCAAAGATGAAGCCTCTTTGGTAGCAGATTCTTTCAATGAATATATGAAAATTCATAACATAACAGGATCTATTGATATTTCTGTTTCTGCAGAAAAAATTAAAAATACAGACAATGAATCTAGTGTTGATTTAGATGCCACCGAAGTTTTTACTGTCGGTGTTTTTAGTGCAGATGAATTGATGCAAGAAATTGACAGTCAGATAGAAAAATTAAAAGTAGCAGATCGCAAGAAGATAAAAAAGATATTGGAGGCTTTTCAAGAAGGTGTTGTTAAGTCAGTAAAAAATGAGCTTTTGAAAAAAGTTAAATCAACTGATGAATCAACTGTAAACAAAATACTTTTGATTGTAGAAAAGTATCTTAAGACACATGATGTAGAAAAAAAAGAACAAGAAATTTCAGATCGTTCGGAAGTAAAAAACAAAAGACCAACAAAGGTGGTAAAAGATCTAAAAGATTTGGACCTCGATGCTATAGAATCAGAATCTCAGGACGGAATACAAACAGAAAGTGCAGAAGAGCTTAAGGTGTTAGGGCAATATAACACCCTAGTTGATCTTGGTTGGACAAAAAAACAAATCAAGAGTTTTTCTGAACAAAGAAGAGAAGAGATAGCTAAAAGAGGCGAGAAAAATCCCAACAGTCCTAAATTTAAAGAAATTGTTTCAAGTGATAAAAACTTAGGTTTAAATGCAGACGCTATTTTCGATAGACTCACAGCTATTCTTGAAAAGGGTAGTCCTTATAAAGATTCTGATGTAAAAGTTTTCAGAGGAGAAAAATTCTTAGATAAAGACTCTGGGATGATATTTGAGGTTGTAGATACAATCCGTACAGAAGAAGATCCAGAAGGATTGGATGATTCAGAAAAGTTTGCTTACTACGAAAATCATGATCAGGTTTTATTGGAAGGTCCATTTGATTATGAGACTGGTAAAAATATTACCAAAAAAATAAGCAACAGAGAATTTGCTGATTTAATTGCGAATGAATCTTTTGTTTCTACAACAGATAAAAATCCTGAAGTTACAGGAGGTTCAAACGAGGAAATTGATTCTCTGGAGGACGAAATAAATAGACTAGTGAAGCAACTCGATGGACTTAGGGCGCCAAAAACAAACAACGAGCGTTCTCTAAAAGAAGATTTACAAAAAGAAGTTTTTGAGAAAAGAAATAAACTAAAAGAGCTTGTGAGTTTAGAAAACAAAGATAGTATAATAGAAGGTAAAATAATGCGTTTTATAGAAAATGCAGGAATCCCATTTGAGTATGGAGATATTCTTTTACCTATAAATGGTGGAAATGAATTCATAATAAAACACCCATTTACTGAATTTGAAGGTCAGACACTATATACTTATACTTATTACAAAATAGCCAGATATAATATAAAAAATCCACCCAAAGATATTCCTAAAAATAAACTAGAAGATTTTCAGTATTCTGAACGCAAAGATTTTAAGTCTGAAGATATTACAAAATACAGGGTAACAAAAAGAGAATATCTTGGTATACTTTTGAAGACTGTAGAAATAGAGAAAAATAAGATACAAGAAAAAAGAAACTTATTGGAATTATTAAAAGAAGAGATTAAAAAAAGGGATTTGTAAAATAATTATTAATTTTATTTAAAATATATGAGCGAAAAAGACCCAGGATTTAACAAACTTACTAAACAAGAGCTCCAAGATAAGGCAGACGCTCTTGAGAAAGAAATAGAGAAAGGCTCAGCAAATCTGGGTTCTTTGGAAAGCAAGATACTTGAAGCTCTTCAAGAGGATAAGATTTCTAAAAAATCTTCTAGTAAAAAGTCTGATACAAAAAAGCATAATACTAAGCGCGGAGGAAATACTCCAAAGTCTGAAGAAAAAAATGATAAAATAGAAAATCCTACTCGAAAAGAAGCAAACGACTTTTTAGATAAAATAGTAGAAGGCACTCCTCTGTATTTTAATCAAACTAAAGAAACAAGAATTGTAGAAACTATCACAGAAAATAAATCAGGTGTAAAAACTTACAATCTAGATGATGGCTCTTCTCATACTGACAAAGCTTTGTTTTATGCTAGAACAGTTGGGAAAGTTGGTATAGGCAATCTTGAAACAGAAAAAAATAAGACAAATACAAAAAGTGAAATACTTGATATTGGAGGTGGTATAAAAATCACAGCAGGACAAGAGTATGCAGATAGTGACAGACCTTCCGTTAAGTATGAGATTGTTAAAGTAGAAAACGGAAAAGTTTTTTATAAAATGTCTGGTAGTAGAGCAGTTTCAAGTATGACCGAAGAAAAAACTCGTAAGTTTTTTGAATCTAATCCAAACATGAAACTAGTTGGTCAAACATGGGAAGTTTCTAAATCTAAAAAAGAAAAAGATCCAAAGCCCGATACACAAACCCAAGAAGCTCCTATTGGGGGTGTTTCTATGACAAAAGAGGGTGCAGATGCTCGTGTCGCTTCTCTTGCGATCGGAGATATATTGTACGGTGTTTCTGCAGATGAATACGCAGAAATTACAAATATTGAAACTAAGGGTAAGGGAAATAAAAAGAAAAAAATATATACACTTGAAAAACGTGCAAATGGGGAAGTGATGACATATTCTGCAGCTGAATTGGCTGAAAGATTTTTACTTGGTAAGGTTGCGATTGATTCTTCGAGTGAATATATCGGAAAAATTGAAAAACCAGAATATGATATTGGCGCTATTAAAAATGCAGTAAATGATTTGGATATAGGTGCTGTGGTAAAAGGAAAAGATAGTGGAGAAGAATACACACTTATCCGATTGATTACCGACAAAAATGGTAATAAGATTTTTGAATTTGAAAATAATAAAACTGGAGACAAAAGATCTGAGAGCGAGAGGGAGATGGTAAATTCACTTAAAAATGATGCATTTGAAATATTGTCTACAAGTGGAGTCCAAGAATTTAAAGAACAGAAACCAGAAGATGTTTTAGCAGAAGAACAGAATGAACCTGCTGAGGAAAATGCTAAAGAAACTAAAACAAAAGAACCAAAAATACAAAAAGAGGAAAAAGGAGTATCTCCTTCGGAGGATTTAACTACTGCAAGAGATGCTTATATGGCTAGTTACAGAGCTATGCTTGCTGAGCGACAGAGTGTAATGAAAGGAAAGAGAAATATATTTGGAAAAATATGGTCAAAAGTAGTGGGTGAAAAGATATCCAAAGAAGATCTTCCAGAAGACAATGCAAAATTAGTTGCATATGAACAAGCAAAGAAAGATTATGAAAATGCAAAAGTTGGATATGGAAATTATTTGTATGCAAAGAAGAAAGAGGATCTTGATAAAACTAAAATATCTAAAGAGAGCAAAGTAAAAGCTCTTGTTGACTATAAATCTGGAGAACTTTTCAAAAAACTCATATTAGATGAAGGAGATATTTTAGAGAAAGGAAAAATAGAGGCACTTCCAAAAAGAGAACAGGGGGTCTTATTAAAAGCTCTTCAGTGGTATGGAGAGGTTCAGCCTAGATACAAGCGT belongs to Candidatus Nomurabacteria bacterium and includes:
- a CDS encoding prepilin-type N-terminal cleavage/methylation domain-containing protein; the encoded protein is MNKQKGFTFIEILVTVAVVGLIILVSSSLNKDVIVFSRIFQSGLNAADEARKILRPMANEIRSASPSSAGAYPIESATATSFIFFSDIDSDGDKDRVRYYLSGTTLKKGVINPSGNPAVYSSMSEVNTDIVHNIQNGATPIFLYYDAYYDGTTNPLPDPVSISSIRLIKINFIIDSDLNKLPSATTISTQVSFRNLKDNL
- a CDS encoding triose-phosphate isomerase produces the protein MKTKKIIVANWKMNPLNTKDAIKLFSSIKSTSQKSKKTSIVVCSPSIFLPVLSKYSSIKCALGAQNMHFETNGAFTGEISAKMLKDSKVSYVILGHSERRAMGEDDIFINQKIKMAIKSGITPILCVGEKERTGDAWYLHAVKTQVDGCLEGLRPSDLAKIVIAYEPVWAIGKDSVRVATPSECEEMVIYIRKVLSDKFGAKNAQTPMIVYGGSVDSKEAQDFMMNGGIDGFLVGRASLNPKEFEKIVQIVDLI
- the pgk gene encoding phosphoglycerate kinase, whose product is MKSIKSLGNIKGKAVLVRVDFNVPIEGDKIIDPTRILKAIPTIEYLKKKGALVILISHSDLQKDTQTLLPVVKFLNKHIKVRFIEGAIPKSIDIKNGEVVLLENLRRFKGEKENDPKFAKSLALLGSVYVNEAFPVSHRAHASIVGVPRYLPSYVGFQFEKEIKNLSLILNKPKRPFLFILGGAKFETKMPLIKKFLKDADRVVVTGALMNNFFKEASFEVGRSLVESGDYGIKKIINNPKLLLPVDVVVTGQDGGRLTKGIDEVGKKDKIVDIGDRIIKEFEILINKSKFVLWNGHTGEYEAGFDHGTIALLKILAKSKAKTIIGGGDTVALVSKMKMEDKFSFISTGGGATLEYLSKGTLPGIKALK
- a CDS encoding M23 family metallopeptidase gives rise to the protein MKIALYNKLPTKEVCFSISIIGAFVIFPLRTEANILSIFGLSSTTEVHAETSNIEQNSQTMPILMAYHSPDPNQVLIEKTVTISDGALKSEVGPLGTLADVVEYDFPESDEISLYVVRSGDSIGAIAEMYGVSANTIMWANDLKKGDSLKEGQMLTILPITGVRHVVKKGETISSIAKNFNADAKEIAQFNGIIETASLKTGEILLIPDGEIAAPKVTKTTKTSSSSSKKEKTWGTSAPEQKGYYIRPLSGGRKSQGLHGFNGIDIAAPVGTPIYASASGTVIVSRSGGWGGGYGSYVVIKHSNGTQTLYAHMSKVSVPLGATVTQGQVIGAVGNTGRSTGPHLHFEIRGAKNPF